GTTGCCGCCCGACTGCGACTCGGGTATCACCTCCTCGACCACCACGTAGATCATGGCGCCGGCTGCGAAGGCGAGCGCGTAGGGCAGGATGGACCGGGCTGCCAGCACGATTGACGCCCCCAGCACCCCGGCCATCGGCTCGACCATGCCCGACATCTGCCCGTAGAAAAAGCTTTTACCGCGCGCCATTCCCTCGCGTCGAAGCGGGAGCGACACCGCCATGCCCTCCGGGAAATTCTGAATGCCGATACCGACGGCGAGAGCGATCGCCGACGCGAGGGTGGCCGAGGGCAGTCCGGCCGCTACGGCGCCGAAAGCGACGCCCACGGCAAGCCCCTCGGGTATGTTATGCAGGGTTATGGCGAGGACCAGGAGCGTGCTCCGCTGCCACGAGGTCTTGACGCCCTCGGCCTCGTTTACGGGCAGGAAGCGATGCAGGTGCGGGAGCACCCGGTCCATCAGGCGGAGGAATATCCCCCCCGCCATAAAGCCCGTGGCCGGAGGTACCCAGACCGGCAGCGGGCCTGCCTCGGACATCTCTATGGCCGGGGCGAGGAGCGACCAGTAGCTGGCCGCGATCATGACGCC
The DNA window shown above is from Spirochaetota bacterium and carries:
- a CDS encoding ZIP family metal transporter, with protein sequence MIEFFTSQGPIMQALMATCFTWGLTALGASLVFLGREANRKVLDFALAFAGGVMIAASYWSLLAPAIEMSEAGPLPVWVPPATGFMAGGIFLRLMDRVLPHLHRFLPVNEAEGVKTSWQRSTLLVLAITLHNIPEGLAVGVAFGAVAAGLPSATLASAIALAVGIGIQNFPEGMAVSLPLRREGMARGKSFFYGQMSGMVEPMAGVLGASIVLAARSILPYALAFAAGAMIYVVVEEVIPESQSGGNGDLATMGVMVGFTIMMILDVALG